The Corvus hawaiiensis isolate bCorHaw1 chromosome 7, bCorHaw1.pri.cur, whole genome shotgun sequence genome contains a region encoding:
- the LOC125328781 gene encoding uncharacterized protein LOC125328781: MSQASLHLCKSILCCLLEMLSKEMPYWDFPALAFLVEVLECLDLSECGDSIMDVVTRHLKSERREMRRLALRVLLLLRDDPSMAERMWSLTKSLVVLLRDSDNDVVRMTVVLLTYFFLDKDAPIPSPIALQLAEALLPLFDNDDSQVQLLSMFVFRTLMSFVIEKEPLKTQVCQSLLPLFFHCHDENQHVAEASRETLLCAVQFLKRRDLEKLVKKEKLWKFAECLLAEDRSQAAEHLRLALPYLENPQEPLREAAVRFMEIAGRSMRGQHKELQLMCKALEHLTEDISPAVSNLALQTLYVLRSLETSRYSIFRRLQDQLRRAWKTRPRLSSLGRLCFWSSAES, encoded by the exons ATGAGCCAAGCATCGCTGCACTTGTGTAAAAGCATCTTATGCTGTCTCCTTGAGATGCTCAGCAAAGAGATGCCATACTGGGATTTCCCCGCCCTGGCGTTCCTTGTGGAG GTCCTCGAGTGCCTGGACCTGAGTGAATGCGGTGACAGCATAATGGACGTCGTAACAAGACACCTGAAGAGCGAGCGCAGGGAGATGCGTCGCCTGGCACTCAGGGTCCTCCTCTTGCTCAGGGATGATCCCTCAATG GCCGAAAGAATGTGGAGCCTGACTAAAAGCCTTGTGGTGCTCCTGCGGGATAGCGACAACGACGTGGTTAGGATGACCGTCGTTCTCCTGACTTATTTCTTCCTGGACAAGGATGCCCCGATACCGAGCCCCATcgccctgcagctggctgaggcCCTCCTGCCACTCTTTGACAAC GATGACAGCCAGGTGCAGCTGCTCTCCATGTTTGTCTTCAGAACACTGATGTCTTTTGTCATAGAAAAAGAGCCCCTGAAAACACAAGTGTGCCAGAGCCTGCTCCCACTCTTCTTCCACTGCCACGATGAGAACCAGCACGTGGCAGAG GCTTCTCGGGAAACGCTGCTTTGTGCGGTCCAGTTCCTGAAGAGGAGAGATCTCGAAAAGCTGgtgaagaaggagaagctgtggaagtTCGCCGAGTGCCTG ctggcagaggacaggagccaAGCGGCCGAGCACCTGCGCCTGGCCCTGCCGTACCTGGAGAACCCGCAGGAGCCCCTGCGAGAGGCGGCCGTCAGGTTCATGG AGATTGCCGGGCGGAGCATGAGGGGGCAGCACAAAGAGCTCCAGCTCATGTGCAAAG CCCTTGAACACCTGACAGAGGACATCAGCCCTGCTGTCTCCAACCTGGCACTTCAAACATTGTACGTTCTCCGGTCACTAGAGACGTCTCGATACTCCATATTCCGGAGGCTGCAGGATCAACTCCGCAGGGCATGGAAGACACGGCCTCGGCTGTCGAGCCTTGGCCGGCTGTGTTTCTGGAGCTCTGCGGAGAGCTGA
- the LOC125328277 gene encoding uncharacterized protein LOC125328277 isoform X2 yields the protein MEQRPPTVPKLAWVKEEEEEGPGAAPAQQLEEVEQFQPPQEDPAVDPTQEHDPARGRFRRTAQMVCKFIRSIREKETSVMGTGVIPYSEVFKYETSAALLDLLVKQGVSSPEQVPAMVRFIHRWLMANEPAEHRLDNTLLELTEAQPADVVMTLLRVAPLCDRYGAHLPKGLRAHQPITLWSLSPRRVTNGEFQGPLAPPFSSRGMSAPKPAAMLPPCPSGAGAHRGGLPGCCW from the exons ATGGAGCAGAGACCCCCAACCGTGCCCAAGCTGGCCTgggtgaaggaggaggaggaagaaggccctggagctgccccagcacagcagctagAAGAGGTGGAGCAGTTCCAGCCACCACAGGAGG ACCCAGCCGTGGACCCGACACAAGAGCACGACCCCGCCCGTGGCCGCTTCCGCAGAACAGCGCAG ATGGTTTGCAAATTCATCAGGAGCATTCGGGAGAAAGAGACCAGCGTCATGGGCACTGGGGTCATACCATACTCAGAGGTCTTCAAATACGAGACCAGTGCCGCCCTGCTGGATTTGCTTGTGAAGCAGGGTGTTTCCAGTCCAGAGCAA GTGCCTGCCATGGTGAGGTTCATCCACCGATGGCTCATGGCCAATGAGcctgctgagcacaggctgGACAATACCCTGCTGGAGCTGACAGAGGCACAGCCAGCTGATGTAGTCATGACTCTCCTGCGTGTGGCCCCATTGTGTGACAGGTATGGGGCCCACCTGCCCAAAGGGCTCAGGGCTCACCAGCCCATCACCCTGTGGAGCCTGTCTCCCAGGCGCGTGACAAACGGAGAGTTCCAGGGCCCTCTGGCTCCTCCATTTTCCAGCCGTGGCATGTCAGCCCCCAAGCCtgctgccatgctccctccctgcccctcagggGCCGGTGCCCACAGGGGTGGgctgcctgggtgctgctggtga
- the LOC125328277 gene encoding uncharacterized protein LOC125328277 isoform X1: MEQRPPTVPKLAWVKEEEEEGPGAAPAQQLEEVEQFQPPQEDPAVDPTQEHDPARGRFRRTAQMVCKFIRSIREKETSVMGTGVIPYSEVFKYETSAALLDLLVKQGVSSPEQVSSMWPGFSSPRSHMACQATPAGHFKPLRPSQCGGKGSSSLGKLGDITPCGSFQLSPYLLQVPAMVRFIHRWLMANEPAEHRLDNTLLELTEAQPADVVMTLLRVAPLCDRYGAHLPKGLRAHQPITLWSLSPRRVTNGEFQGPLAPPFSSRGMSAPKPAAMLPPCPSGAGAHRGGLPGCCW, from the exons ATGGAGCAGAGACCCCCAACCGTGCCCAAGCTGGCCTgggtgaaggaggaggaggaagaaggccctggagctgccccagcacagcagctagAAGAGGTGGAGCAGTTCCAGCCACCACAGGAGG ACCCAGCCGTGGACCCGACACAAGAGCACGACCCCGCCCGTGGCCGCTTCCGCAGAACAGCGCAG ATGGTTTGCAAATTCATCAGGAGCATTCGGGAGAAAGAGACCAGCGTCATGGGCACTGGGGTCATACCATACTCAGAGGTCTTCAAATACGAGACCAGTGCCGCCCTGCTGGATTTGCTTGTGAAGCAGGGTGTTTCCAGTCCAGAGCAAGTAAGCAGCATGTGGCCAGGGTTCAGTTCCCCCAGGAGTCACATGGCTTGCCAAGCCACGCCTGCTGGTCACTTTAAGCCTTTGAGGCCATCCCAgtgtggtgggaagggaagcagtTCTCTGGGGAAGCTGGGGGACATTACTCCCTGTGGCAGCTTCCAGCTCTCCCCGTACCTTCTCCAGGTGCCTGCCATGGTGAGGTTCATCCACCGATGGCTCATGGCCAATGAGcctgctgagcacaggctgGACAATACCCTGCTGGAGCTGACAGAGGCACAGCCAGCTGATGTAGTCATGACTCTCCTGCGTGTGGCCCCATTGTGTGACAGGTATGGGGCCCACCTGCCCAAAGGGCTCAGGGCTCACCAGCCCATCACCCTGTGGAGCCTGTCTCCCAGGCGCGTGACAAACGGAGAGTTCCAGGGCCCTCTGGCTCCTCCATTTTCCAGCCGTGGCATGTCAGCCCCCAAGCCtgctgccatgctccctccctgcccctcagggGCCGGTGCCCACAGGGGTGGgctgcctgggtgctgctggtga
- the LOC125328577 gene encoding uncharacterized protein LOC125328577, whose translation MWSLTKSLVVLQRDSDNDVVRMTVVLLTYFFLDKDAPIPSPIALQLAEALLPLFDNDDSQVQLLSMFVFRTLMSFVIEKEPLKTQVCQSLLPLFFHCHDENQHVAEASRETLLCAVQFLKRRDLEKLVKKEKLWKFAECLLAEDRSQAAEHLRLALPYLENPQEPLREAAVRFMEIAGRSMRGQHKELQLMCKALEHLTEDISPAVSNLALQTLYVLRSLETSRYSIFRRLQDQLRRAWKTRPRLSSLGRLCFWSSAES comes from the exons ATGTGGAGCCTGACTAAAAGCCTTGTGGTGCTCCAGCGGGATAGCGACAACGACGTGGTTAGGATGACCGTCGTTCTCCTGACTTATTTCTTCCTGGACAAGGATGCCCCGATACCGAGCCCCATcgccctgcagctggctgaggcCCTCCTGCCACTCTTTGACAAC GATGACAGCCAGGTGCAGCTGCTCTCCATGTTTGTCTTCAGAACACTGATGTCTTTTGTCATAGAAAAAGAGCCCCTGAAAACACAAGTGTGCCAGAGCCTGCTCCCACTCTTCTTCCACTGCCACGATGAGAACCAGCACGTGGCAGAG GCTTCTCGGGAAACGCTGCTTTGTGCGGTCCAGTTCCTGAAGAGGAGAGATCTCGAAAAGCTGgtgaagaaggagaagctgtggaagtTCGCCGAGTGCCTG ctggcagaggacaggagccaAGCGGCCGAGCACCTGCGCCTGGCCCTGCCGTACCTGGAGAACCCGCAGGAGCCCCTGCGAGAGGCGGCCGTCAGGTTCATGG AGATTGCCGGGCGGAGCATGAGGGGGCAGCACAAAGAGCTCCAGCTCATGTGCAAAG CCCTTGAACACCTGACAGAGGACATCAGCCCTGCTGTCTCCAACCTGGCACTTCAAACATTGTACGTTCTCCGGTCACTAGAGACGTCTCGATACTCCATATTCCGGAGGCTGCAGGATCAACTCCGCAGGGCATGGAAGACACGGCCTCGGCTGTCGAGCCTTGGCCGGCTGTGTTTCTGGAGCTCTGCGGAGAGCTGA